Proteins co-encoded in one Populus trichocarpa isolate Nisqually-1 chromosome 10, P.trichocarpa_v4.1, whole genome shotgun sequence genomic window:
- the LOC7475387 gene encoding chromatin structure-remodeling complex protein SYD isoform X16 has product MASSQSSQNVELEAAKFLHKLIQDSKDEPAKLATKLYVILQHMKSSGKEHSMPYQVISRAMETVINQHGLDIEALRSSRLPLTGGTQMGDSSTAQYGGSSQAVGVGKDSKAGLAENEISKVDPSASSRPPAGPSSAGHDYYQGSGTQRSSQSFDHESPSSLETRSANSQSQERGANQKDGKKAVAKRKRGDSSLHLEMHVENPQQLDPRNTIVNPRKGKMNKVDSPGSYAVRGGENTSFNKVPSSGQLEVSSSYVSAGQQQGGSLSSAHESLTSRCMWNQNKAGLPLERSQVPRFSSNAVSGNATAEIPLQQSAISSLGSSAFSKVHGGMPATSYPAGPMGEPGFAGLVQYGGSEHQKHGLAKGAVASSAEKTSEGFFSANRVDDFPTSLSTGKILENDGGSSNMFAESNKIIQGGRQSSNSELTMIRSTPPRDVGKSPVSQGSVSPGMPFNEQQLRQLRAQCLVFLAFRNVLPPKKLHLDIALGNVVPKDGGTLDGPRKELTDHKGKAQSSNEPTNIPELLMPCGRLNNAKEFDKVLPGLGGRFLDENCASKEADKLKMMEDKSGLPSDPSMLADERKYLYSTRKLDAEIQRQEAVESQAVFTTAMQQPDSARGGLPLSNPVDSMGNAFLQVGKTDHASSATFINKQAIPEAVSWTRIGSQSLPSGSIQLGLVPDRKDNAPSQFHILGNSNASEQDDDDKSAASTDSPPSPKYTMLEKWIMDQQRKKLLTEQGWVLKQQKTKQRIATCFDKLKETVSSSEDISAKTKIVIELKKLQLLELQRRLRSNFLNDFFKPITNDMDRLKSYKKHKHGRRIKQLERYEQKMKEERQKRIRERQKEFFAEIEVHKERLEDVFKIKRERWKGFNKYVKEFHKRKERTHREKIDRIQREKINLLKINDVEGYLRMVQDAKSDRVKQLLKETEKYLQKLGSKLQEAKSMASRFENDMDESRHAAVVEKNETSVENEDESDQAKHYMESNEKYYLMAHSVKESIAEQPTCLLGGKLREYQMNGLRWLVSLYNNHLNGILADEMGLGKTVQVISLICYLMETKNDRGPFLVVVPSSVLPGWETEINFWAPGIHKIVYSGPPEERRRLFKEKIVHQKFNVLLTTYEYLMNKHDRPKLSKIHWRYIIIDEGHRIKNASCKLNADLRHYQSSHRLLLTGTPLQNNLEELWALLNFLLPNIFNSAEDFSQWFNKPFESNGDNSADEALLSEEENLLIINRLHQVLRPFVLRRLKHKVENQLPEKIERLVRCEASAYQKLLMKRVEENLGSIGNSKARTVHNSVMELRNICNHPYLSQLHADEVDTLIPKHFLPPIIRLCGKLEMLDRLLPKLKATDHRVLFFSTMTRLLDVMEEYLTWKQYRYLRLDGHTSGGDRGSLIDRFNQQDSPYFIFLLSIRAGGVGVNLQAADTVIIFDTDWNPQVDLQAQARAHRIGQKRDVLVLRFETVQTVEEQVRASAEHKLGVANQSITAGFFDNNTSAEDRREYLESLLRECKKEEAAPVLDDDALNDLLARSESEIDVFESVDKQRRHQEMATWKSLLSGQGMDALEPLPPLPSRLVTDDDLKALYEAMKLYDMPKAGAESNAGAKRKGQHVGGLDAKHYGRGKRAREVRSYEEQWTEEEFEKMCQAESPDSPKVKEETGERNLPKEASGSLLAIGCTEPQAPPQLPPLPPPVEPLLLQQSKEVTPPSKRGRGRPRRATSDKSPAAMVLSVPPETGKVDVELQKGIESGSSKTSPLDSSPVPNLEGNSGATPHLGSRIAPSAQPTTPVSVALSSQITTAPLSVPLQSRGRGRKVQGAVQTPRRRGKNQVAVSPTTSSSAVPDPNINDQSQNVSVNPSVIAMGGTVSSAPMPQHPTNFPAAAAAAVEGISAATHHSGPGTALDSQPNPPNPSISPTIQSIVPSSSVPMQVKGQNRKTQSGTETTRRKGKKEVPVSPSVPDASDSQLSKSNPTLSQDKSGESGSKAIFMVSNQQNDALDRDVNQEQVSQEVGQDKKATELLDDVAQHRQPASTLTTHDGITRSMACAGSSGQIHGVDMHDVASVTKEVSAVNSSSKAKVLEVSGSESGVILSTPQLSKRFAEVVQNQSSEDNPSPVVYPATESLLHSATVEGVCKTVHQLAPKITSSSQPISSYPSVTPVFQSNTPEAMQVKRQGHKAPTRGEAPRRRGKKQGSISPAVDATIGQDPIVNPQMQMQNKSRDSLGSKVISLRSAQGNELKELKNVVQEAHIPSGLVGQDPKRKEASGILAVGRIQTADVTDVARVMKEIFSETCSSKNKIGDSSTVEVRSAPVSSKMSVEVAKNQSSEGKALSAVSILEATLPVMGSSNDDSKQPGSGDGVKMEGDHTPALGKAPTSEINPSMLEIKTSHGPVEKMRELIRASTENPVMGSNMEVNHSVLDAGDRDNITSQRPAPEGLLGDGGDPPMVTLSVSDVTEHPRSDSGYRTQASKASPKFSPHVSLGNRTISIKPDYTDYFSLGTVTPVADHSDSRNILSVADSVSRSSNKPSVKESLDSSLEIRDDEAKTHIQSGVDITKVEGEEVCKMQIDPAVSEASSLKYLSSSNKIEPNSSAAGASHRKDAFSQFGGIVLQNISPLRGNTYGPCENDLVGSSVAVEEPHKTEAGNKAEYSQVGAFVPKDLSENMVLPSSPLAREEEKDSRPFEQGLAGSSIEPETSKGFEAQMASKMDVSNANVIIPEIRPEHMVLPQSFLEAEENINGILENDAACCLVVPEGAKGSEVENDDQMGAQKVSDSVQEIVDPLPSSLVIEEDQVEGSSEKGALCFSVIVQNSGGSEAEAGKQLDASHAETLVRENVSENMVSPRSSLVSEAPVVEGSSEQDIFGFSVVLETSKGSATNNEVQVNPSQVDGVVPETKTGIWMQESEIARSSEKHQDDSSVAKQSKPSAIEEGSQMIVSEVGGIVHETSLENSCVPSVSETKAENANCLYEKSSHCVLLALEEAKQSETESSNQLAVSDFPMTGPENSLENICQSSCSLTMEADKIEGSSKKSSCDISVAMEESKKFEKENDESHVGSKECEESQVVGTSFEHTQVGSIGPEETSGNTDKSSYSSEMQEGKIEGSSQNIPEESNRSEAETDDQTQYGGMALANMSENIEGSYSSGMQEDKIKGSSLNVPEESNRLEAETDDQTQFGGMTLAKMSEKIEGSSLNVPEESNRSEAEIDDQAQCGGMALANMPEKIESISFSGMQEDKIEGSSLNVPESNRLEAETDDRTQFGGMALAKMSEKIEGSSLNVPEESNRSEAETDNQTQFGGMALAKMLEKIEGSSLNVQEESNRSEAETNDQAQCGGMALANMPEKIEDLSSSGMQEDKIKGSSLNVPEESKRQEAETVTDDETQCDGMAPANMLPSSSLLEEKTDVLSEKDPAE; this is encoded by the exons ATTTTGCAACACATGAAATCAAGCGGGAAGGAACATTCCATGCCGTATCAAGTAATATCAAG GGCCATGGAGACTGTCATCAATCAGCATGGTCTTGATATTGAAGCTTTGAGGTCATCACGCCTTCCTTTGACCGGTGGAACTCAAATGGGGGATTCTTCGACTGCACAATATGGAG GATCTTCACAGGCAGTTGGAGTTGGGAAAGACTCTAAAGCTGGATTGGCTGAAAATGAGATATCCAAAGTTGATCCTTCTGCTTCCAGTAGGCCCCCTGCTGGCCCAAGTAGTGCAGGCCATGATTATTATCAAGGATCTGGAACTCAAAGGAGCAGCCAGTCATTTGATCATGAAAGTCCTTCTAGTTTGGAAACTAGGTCTGCCAATTCACAATCCCAAGAAAGAGGAGCGAATCAGAAGGATGGTAAAAAGGCTGTTGCTAAGAGGAAGAGGGGTGATTCATCTTTACACTTGGAAATGCATGTTGAGAATCCCCAACAACTTGATCCTCGCAATACCATAGTTAATCCAAGGAAGGGGAAAATGAACAAGGTTGACTCACCAGGGAGTTATGCAGTTAGAGGTGGTGAAAATACCAGCTTTAATAAGGTTCCTAGTAGTGGTCAGCTGGAAGTTTCATCTTCTTATGTGTCTGCAGGACAACAGCAAGGGGGTTCTCTTTCATCTGCACATGAAAGTCTCACTTCCAGGTGTATGTGGAATCAAAATAAAGCAGGGTTACCCCTTGAAAGATCTCAAGTTCCAAGGTTCTCTTCGAATGCTGTTTCTGGTAATGCAACAGCAGAAATTCCATTGCAGCAGTCAGCAATTTCATCTCTTGGATCAA GTGCTTTTAGCAAGGTTCATGGAGGGATGCCTGCCACTTCATATCCAGCAGGGCCCATGGGGGAGCCAGGGTTTGCAGGTCTAGTGCAATATGGTGGTTCTGAACATCAGAAACATGGATTGGCAAAGGGTGCTGTAGCTAGTTCTGCTGAGAAAACCTCAGAAGGATTTTTTTCTGCTAACCGTGTGGATGACTTTCCCACTTCACTTTCAACTGGAAAGATTTTAGAAAATGATGGAGGAAGTTCAAACATGTTTGCAGAGTCAAATAAAATTATCCAG GGTGGCAGGCAATCTAGTAATTCAGAATTGACAATGATTAGATCAACACCTCCTAGAGATGTTGGAAAATCTCCTGTTTCCCAGGGTTCTGTCTCTCCTGGCATGCCTTTCAATGAACAACAGCTGAGACAGCTCAGAGCTCAGTGCCTTGTCTTTTTAGCATTCAG AAATGTTTTGCCGCCAAAGAAACTTCATCTGGATATAGCACTTGGAAATGTTGTTCCTAAAGATG GTGGCACTTTGGATGGTCCTCGCAAAGAGCTGACTGATCATAAAGGAAAGGCACAATCTTCTAATGAGCCAACCAATATTCCTGAACTTTTAATGCCATGTGGAAGGCTGAATAATGCAAAGGAATTTGATAAAGTGCTTCCCGGTTTGGGGGGAAGATTCTTGGATGAAAACTGTGCATCCAAAGAAGCTGATAAACTTAAAATGATGGAGGACAAAAGTGGTCTACCTTCTGACCCCTCGATGCTTGCAGATGAAAGGAAATATCTGTACTCCACAAGGAAACTGGATGCTGAAATACAAAGGCAGGAAGCAGTGGAATCGCAGGCAGTTTTCACCACTGCAATGCAGCAGCCTGATTCAGCAAGGGGTGGTTTACCCTTGAGTAACCCTGTGGACAGCATGGGGAATGCCTTTCTTCAAGTTGGAAAAACTGACCATGCTTCTTCTGCAACATTCATAAATAAGCAGGCAATCCCTGAGGCAGTTAGCTGGACTAGAATTGGCAGTCAATCCCTACCATCCGGCTCCATTCAGCTCGGATTGGTTCCAGACAGAAAAGATAATGCTCCTAGTCAGTTTCACATTCTTGGCAATAGTAATGCTTCAG AacaagatgatgatgataagtCAGCCGCTTCTACTGATTCACCACCTTCTCCAAAGTACACCATGTTAGAGAAATGGATTATGGATCAGCAGAGGAAGAAACTTTTAACCGAGCAAGGTTGGGTTCTAAAACagcagaaaacaaaacaaagaattgCCACTTGTTTTGACAAGTTAAAG GAAACTGTTAGCTCGTCTGAAGACATATCTGCAAAAACCAAAATTgtaatagaattgaaaaagcttCAGCTCTTGGAGCTTCAACGCCGTCTAAGGAG TAATtttctcaatgatttttttaagccCATCACAAATGACATGGATCGTTTGAAATCATATAAGAAACATAAGCATGGCAGGAGGATCAAACAACTTGAAAGGTATGAGCAGAAAATGAAGGAAGAACGACAAAAGAGGATACGTGAGAGGCAGAAGGAGTTCTTTGCTGAGATAGAAGTTCACAA GGAAAGACTGGAAGATGTGTTTAAGATTAAGAGAGAACGCtggaaaggtttcaataaataTGTCAAAGAGTTCCATAAAAGGAAGGAGCGTACCCATCGGGAGAAGATTGACAGAATCCAGCGTGAGaagattaatttattgaaaatcaatGATGTTGAGGGGTATCTGCGAATGGTGCAG GATGCAAAATCAGACCGTGTTAAGCAACTGCTGAAAGAGACGGAGAAGTATCTTCAAAAGCTGGGATCCAAGCTACAGGAAGCTAAGTCTATGGCAAGCCGATTTGAGAATGATATGGATGAGTCACGGCATGCTGCTGTTGTTGAGAAGAATGAAACTTCTGTTGAGAATGAAGATGAAAGTGACCAGGCCAAG CATTACATGGAAAGCAATGAGAAGTACTATTTGATGGCTCATAG TGTAAAAGAAAGCATTGCAGAACAGCCAACATGTCTCCTGGGCGGAAAATTAAGGGA GTATCAGATGAATGGACTAAGGTGGTTGGTTTCACTATACAACAATCATTTGAATGGCATTCTTGCTGATGAAATGGGTCTTGGGAAAACTGTTCAg GTTATTTCTCTAATTTGCTACCTGAtggaaacaaaaaatgataGAGGGCCTTTCTTGGTGGTTGTACCTTCTTCAGTTTTACCTGGCTGGGAGACTGAAATCAATTTCTGGGCACCTGGAATCCACAAAATTGTCTATTCTGGGCCTCCGGAGGAGAGGCGCAGGCTATTTAA gGAAAAGATTGTGCATCAAAAATTCAATGTCCTTCTGACAACGTATGAATATCTGATGAACAAACACGATAGACCGAAACTGAGCAAGATACATTGGCgatatataataattgatgaaGGCCATCGCATAAAGAATGCTTCTTGCAAATTGAATGCTGACTTGAGGCATTATCAGAGTTCTCACAGGTTGTTATTAACTGGAACACCACTACAG AACAATCTTGAGGAATTGTGGGCACTACTCAACTTTTTGCTACCTAACATATTTAACTCAGCAGAGGATTTTTCTCAGTGGTTCAACAAACCATTTGAGAGTAATGGTGATAATTCAGCCGATGAA GCCTTACTTTCCGAGGAGGAAAATTTGTTGATCATAAACCGTCTCCACCAAGTTCTTCGACCATTTGTACTTCGGAGACTGAAACACAAG GTTGAGAATCAACTGCCTGAGAAGATTGAGAGACTTGTTCGGTGTGAGGCTTCTGCATATCAGAAGCTTCTTATGAAGAGAGTAGAAGAGAATCTTGGTTCAATTGGAAATTCAAAG GCTCGAACAGTGCACAACTCAGTTATGGAGCTTCGTAACATATGCAATCATCCATACCTTAGCCAGCTTCATGCGGATGAG GTTGATACTTTGATACCTAAGCATTTTCTGCCACCAATTATTAGACTTTGTGGAAAGCTTGAGATGCTAGATCGTTTGCTACCCAAATTGAAAGCAACAGACCATCGG gttcttttcttttccacaaTGACCAGGCTGCTTGATGTTATGGAGGAGTATCTCACTTGGAAACAGTATCGATACCTTCGCTTGGATGGTCATACCTCTGGAGGTGACCGTGGTTCACTCATTGACCGTTTTAACCAACAAGATTctccatattttattttcttgctcag CATTCGGGCTGGTGGTGTTGGAGTGAACCTTCAAGCTGCTGATACTGTGATCATATTTGATACTGATTGGAATCCTCAG GTTGATCTTCAAGCTCAAGCAAGGGCTCATAGGATTGGCCAGAAGAGGGATGTGCTTGTTCTTCGATTTGAAACA GTCCAAACTGTTGAAGAACAAGTCAGAGCTTCTGCTGAGCATAAACTGGGAGTTGCTAATCAGAGCATTACTGCTGGTTTCTTTGACAATAATACAAG TGCAGAAGATCGAAGGGAATACTTGGAGTCCCTTCTGCGTGAATGCAAGAAAGAGGAGGCTGCCCCTGTTTTAGATGATGATGCTCTAAATGATCTCTTAGCTCGCAG TGAATCAGAGATTGATGTATTTGAATCAGTTGACAAACAAAGGCGGCATCAAGAGATG GCAACATGGAAGAGTTTGTTATCGGGTCAAGGGATGGATGCTTTGGAACCTCTACCACCTTTGCCTTCACGCCTTGTAACAGATGATGACTTGAAAGCACTCTATGAAGCAATGAAGTTGTATGATATGCCAAAGGCTGGGGCAGAATCCAATGCAGGGGCGAAGCGTAAGGGGCAGCATGTTGGGGGCCTTGATGCTAAACATTATGGAAGGGGCAAACGAGCTAGAGAG GTACGCTCTTATGAAGAGCAATGGACAGAAGAGGAATTTGAGAAGATGTGTCAGGCTGAATCTCCAGACTCTCCTAAGGTGAAAGAAGAAACAGGAGAGAGGAACTTGCCAAAAGAGGCTAGTGGGTCTTTATTGGCTATTGGTTGCACAGAACCTCAAGCTCCACCACAACTGCCACCGCTGCCACCTCCTGTGGAGCCTCTCCTGCTGCAGCAGAGCAAAGAGGTAACTCCTCCATCAAAACGGGGGCGTGGAAGGCCGAGAAGAGCAACTTCAGATAAATCTCCAGCTGCGATGGTACTCTCAGTACCTCCTGAAACTGGCAAAGTGGATGTGGAGTTACAGAAGGGAATAGAGTCTGGCTCCTCAAAAACATCTCCTCTTGATTCTTCTCCTGTTCCTAATTTAGAAGGTAATAGTGGAGCCACACCTCATTTAGGATCAAGGATTGCTCCCAGTGCTCAGCCAACCACTCCAGTTTCTGTTGCACTTAGCTCACAAATCACTACTGCTCCCCTTTCTGTGCCATTGCAATCAAGAGGTCGAGGACGGAAGGTTCAAGGTGCAGTTCAAACACCACGGCGCAGAGGAAAGAATCAAGTGGCTGTTTCACCCACCACTTCAAGTTCTGCTGTTCCTGATCCAAATATAAATGATCAATCACAGAATGTATCTGTCAATCCATCAGTAATTGCCATGGGTGGAACTGTTTCTAGTGCTCCCATGCCACAACATCCTACTAATtttcctgctgctgctgctgctgctgtagaGGGTATTAGTGCAGCCACTCATCATTCTGGGCCTGGGACTGCTTTGGATTCTCAACCAAACCCTCCCAACCCTTCTATCTCCCCTACCATTCAATCCATAGTTCCTAGTTCTTCAGTTCCTATGCAAGTCAAAGGGCAAAACCGAAAGACTCAAAGTGGCACTGAAACAACTCGACgcaaaggaaagaaagaggTGCCAGTATCACCTTCTGTTCCAGATGCTTCAGACAGTCAGCTTTCAAAATCCAATCCAACGTTGTCACAGGATAAATCTGGGGAATCAGGAAGTAAAGCTATTTTCATGGTTAGTAACCAACAGAATGATGCTCTGGACAGAGATGTTAACCAGGAGCAAGTGTCCCAAGAAGTTGGCCAGGATAAAAAAGCAACTGAGCTTTTGGATGATGTAGCCCAGCATAGGCAACCAGCCAGCACTCTTACAACGCATGATGGTATTACCAGATCTATGG CTTGTGCAGGATCTTCTGGACAAATACATGGTGTTGATATGCATGATGTAGCTTCTGTGACAAAGGAGGTTTCAGCAGTGAATAGCTCTTCAAAAGCTAAAGTACTTGAAGTTTCTGGGAGTGAAAGTGGAGTTATCCTGTCTACACCTCAATTAAGTAAGCGCTTTGCAGAGGTGGTCCAGAATCAAAGCTCAGAGGATAACCCTTCCCCAGTGGTTTATCCTGCAACTGAGTCATTACTCCATTCTGCCACTGTAGAAGGTGTTTGCAAAACTGTGCATCAGCTTGCTCCAAAGATTACTTCCAGCTCTCAGCCAATTTCATCTTATCCTTCTGTTACTCCAGTATTTCAATCTAACACTCCTGAAGCCATGCAAGTTAAAAGGCAAGGTCATAAAGCTCCTACCAGAGGGGAAGCACCTAGACGAAGAGGTAAGAAACAGGGTTCAATTTCACCTGCTGTGGATGCTACAATTGGTCAGGATCCCATTGTAAATCCTCAAATGCAAATGCAAAATAAGTCCAGAGATTCATTAGGGAGCAAGGTCATATCCTTGAGGAGTGCTCAAGGAAATGAACTCAAGGAGTTGAAGAATGTTGTTCAG GAAGCACATATTCCCAGTGGTTTAGTTGGTCAagatccaaaaagaaaagaagctagTGGGATTCTGGCTGTTGGCCGAATTCAGACTGCTGACGTAACTGATGTTGCTCGTGTGATGAAGGAGATTTTTTCTGAGACTTgctcttcaaaaaataaaattggtgaCTCTTCTACAGTTGAAGTTAGAAGTGCCCCTGTTTCAAGTAAGATGTCTGTGGAGGTGGCAAAAAACCAAAGCTCAGAGGGTAAAGCACTATCCGCTGTGTCAATTTTAGAAGCTACACTTCCAGTCATGGGGAGTTCAAATGATGATTCTAAACAGCCTGGGTCTGGAGATGGTGTCAAGATGGAAGGGGATCATACTCCTGCTTTGGGTAAGGCTCCTACTTCTGAAATCAATCCCTCTATGCTTGAAATCAAGACCAGTCATGGCCCTGTTGAAAAAATGAGAGAGTTGATACGGGCTTCCACTGAAAACCCAGTCATGGGAAGTAATATGGAAGTCAATCATTCAGTTCTTGATGCTGGTGACAGGGACAATATTACTTCTCAGAGACCTGCTCCTGAAGGTCTTcttggtgatggtggtgatcCTCCCATGGTTACCCTATCTGTTTCAGATGTAACAGAACACCCTAGGAGTGACTCTGGATACAGAACGCAGGCTTCAAAAGCATCTCCTAAGTTTTCTCCACATGTTAGCCTTGGCAATCGTACAATTTCCATTAAACCTGATTATACTGATTATTTTTCCTTAGGGACTGTTACTCCTGTTGCAGATCATTCAGATTCAAGAAATATCCTAAGTGTAGCTGATAGTGTATCTAGAAGCAGTAATAAGCCTTCTGTGAAAGAGTCCCTAGATTCTTCTCTTGAAATCAGAGATGATGAAGCTAAAACTCATATTCAATCGGGGGTTGATATAACCAAGGTTGAGGGTGAGGAGGTCTGCAAAATGCAAATTGATCCTGCTGTATcagag GCCTCTTCTCTTAAATATCTGTCTTCTTCCAACAAGATAGAGCCAAACAGTTCTGCAGCTGGAGCCAGTCATCGAAAGGATGCTTTTTCTCAGTTTGGTGGGATTGTGCTGCAAAATATTTCTCCACTCAGAGGAAATACCTATGGCCCATGTGAGAATGATCTTGTTGGAAGCTCAGTAGCAGTGGAGGAACCACACAAAACTGAAGCAGGTAACAAAGCAGAATATTCTCAGGTTGGTGCGTTTGTGCCAAAAGATTTGTCAGAAAACATGGTTCTACCCTCGTCCCCACTGGCAAGGGAGGAAGAAAAGGACAGTAGACCATTTGAGCAGGGTTTAGCTGGCAGCTCAATAGAACCAGAAACATCAAAGGGGTTTGAGGCTCAAATGGCCAGTAAAATGGATGTATCTAATGCTAATGTTATCATTCCAGAAATTAGACCAGAACACATGGTTCTACCCCAATCTTTCTTGGAAGCAGAAGAAAACATCAATGGCATTTTGGAGAATGATGCGGCTTGCTGTTTGGTGGTGCCAGAGGGAGCAAAGGGATCTGAAGTTGAAAATGATGATCAGATGGGCGCGCAGAAGGTGTCTGATAGTGTACAAGAAATTGTGGATCCCTTACCATCTTCTCTTGTAATAGAGGAAGATCAGGTTGAGGGCTCATCCGAGAAGGGTGCGCTTTGTTTCTCTGTAATAGTTCAAAATTCAGGAGGGTCAGAAGCTGAAGCAGGCAAGCAACTAGATGCATCTCATGCTGAGACTTTGGTACGAGAAAATGTATCAGAGAACATGGTTTCGCCAAGATCTTCTTTGGTATCAGAGGCACCAGTGGTTGAGGGCTCTTCTGAGCAGGATATATTTGGCTTCTCAGTAGTACTAGAGACATCTAAAGGGTCTGCTACTAATAATGAGGTTCAAGTAAATCCATCTCAGGTAGATGGAGTTGTGCCTGAAACTAAAACGGGCATATGGATGCAGGAATCTGAGATTGCAAGATCATCTGAGAAGCACCAAGATGACAGCTCAGTAGCCAAGCAATCAAAACCATCTGCAATTGAAGAGGGCAGTCAAATGATAGTATCTGAGGTTGGTGGAATTGTGCATGAAACTTCTTTGGAAAACAGTTGTGTGCCATCTGTCTCAGAAACAAAGGCAGAAAACGCTAATTGCTTATATGAGAAAAGTTCTCATTGCGTCTTGCTTGCTCTAGAGGAAGCAAAACAGTCTGAAACTGAAAGTAGCAACCAACTGGCTGTATCTGATTTTCCTATGACCGGGCCTGAAAATTCTTTGGAGAACATATGCCAGTCTTCATGTTCTCTAACAATGGAGGCGGATAAGATTGAGGGCTCGTCTAAGAAGAGTTCTTGTGACATCTCAGTAGCAATGGAGGAAtcaaaaaagtttgaaaaagaaaacgatgAATCTCATGTTGGTAGCAAGGAATGTGAAGAAAGTCAAGTTGTTGGTACCAGTTTCGAACACACACAGGTTGGTAGCATTGGACCAGAAGAAACATCTGGAAACACAGACAAATCCTCATATTCCTCAGAAATGCAGGAAGGTAAGATTGAGGGCTCATCTCAGAATATCCCAGAGGAATCAAATAGGTCGGAAGCTGAAACAGATGATCAAACTCAGTATGGTGGGATGGCTCTAGCCAACATGTCAGAAAATATCGAGGGCTCTTATTCCTCAGGGATGCAGGAAGACAAGATTAAGGGCTCTTCTTTGAATGTACCAGAGGAATCAAATAGGTTGGAAGCTGAAACAGATGATCAAACTCAATTTGGTGGGATGACTCTAGCTAAGATGTCAGAAAAGATTGAGGGCTCATCTCTGAATGTCCCAGAGGAATCAAATAGGTCGGAAGCTGAAATAGATGACCAAGCTCAATGTGGTGGGATGGCTCTAGCGAACATGCCAGAAAAGATAGAGAGCATATCTTTCTCAGGGATGCAGGAAGACAAGATTGAGGGCTCTTCTCTGAATGTCCCAGAGTCAAATAGGTTGGAAGCTGAAACAGATGATCGAACTCAATTTGGTGGGATGGCTCTAGCTAAGATGTCAGAAAAGATTGAGGGCTCATCTCTGAATGTCCCAGAGGAATCAAATAG GTCAGAAGCTGAAACAgataatcaaactcaatttggtGGGATGGCTCTAGCTAAGATGTTAGAAAAGATTGAGGGCTCATCTCTGAATGTCCAAGAGGAATCAAATAGGTCGGAAGCTGAAACAAATGACCAAGCTCAATGTGGTGGGATGGCTCTAGCGAACATGCCAGAAAAGATAGAGGACTTGTCTTCCTCAGGGATGCAGGAAGACAAGATTAAAGGCTCTTCTCTAAATGTCCCAGAGGAATCAAAAAGGCAGGAAGCTGAAACTGTAACTGATGATGAAACTCAGTGTGATGGGATGGCTCCAGCGAACATGTTGCCTTCATCTTCTCTCTTGGAGGAAAAGACTGACGTCTTATCAGAGAAAGATCCAGCTGAATAA